A region of Meleagris gallopavo isolate NT-WF06-2002-E0010 breed Aviagen turkey brand Nicholas breeding stock chromosome 29, Turkey_5.1, whole genome shotgun sequence DNA encodes the following proteins:
- the KIF18B gene encoding kinesin-like protein KIF18B, with the protein MSRDADEPTGGNGANGQSEGREGLPGDLNAEGRKWRFQTPLSLFAVFAYGATGAGKTYTMLGSEQSPGIMYLTMVELYRRIEARRDEKSCEVLVSYQEVYNEQIHDLLEPKGPLAIREDPEKGVVVQGLSFHQPKSAEQLLEMLANGNKNRTQHPTDANATSSRSHAVFQIYVKQQDRVVGLAQDLQVAKMSLIDLAGSERASVTNTRGERLREGANINRSLLALINVINALADAKSKKTHIPYRDSKLTRLLKDSIGGNCRTIMIAAVSPSSLAYEDTYNTLKYANRAKEIKLSLKSNVLSLDCHISKYATICEQLKTEVADLRAKLRAYEDAAQDAGKQIPVLLPSPRWGCGAGGKKSACRESDGEQQELGAGQDAQLEGEEEVPEEMPPSSPSPTQQADLQLGMKKPNRLPQRLSRSHTDTLIATILSVAQKQYSLLKAANLLTPDMVSEFEELQLLVQQEAAVSLQPTETSGAPPALRTQRGCDASAPTFSTEPRVPMTRAALRRLQQLTPLSSPKLAVKKRRRSEMSNTSRLETPHSLNVRAKRQRKSSPLSAGGEAEALQSPHTPCLTEPQSPQLLPCCIPKICPLTVTKRRVPLMTSAAQNCCTPTVCDLNVTYSLSEDVAKPGVVSLPQFPGWENALCALKKQEGPFVPRASIPVFSMKGSSIPKLSSVSKGSVQKRRRAVSTASRSLGGIQGRITSNSSRRSAQPQSIPEHPPPGLTWKRWGGPRELAARDGAPTAPTSQAVKPLC; encoded by the exons ATGTCACGTGACGCGGATGAGCCAACGGGAGGTAACGGAGCGAACGGCCAATCAGAAGGGCGGGAGGGGCTGCCGGGAGATTTGAACGCGGAGGGCCGGAAGTGGCGG TTTCAAACACCCCTCTCCCTCTTTGCAGTGTTTGCCTACGGTGCGACAGGAGCAGGGAAAACCTACACCATGCTGGGCTCAGAGCAGAGCCCGGGCATTATGTACCTCACCATGGTGGAGCTGTACAGGAGGATTGAGGCCAGGAGGGATGAGAAGAGCTGCGAGGTGCTCGTCTCCTACCAGGAG GTGTACAATGAGCAGATCCACGACCTGCTGGAACCCAAGGGCCCTTTGGCCATCCGGGAGGATCCAGAGAAAGGAGTCGTGGTCCAGGGGCTCTCCTTCCACCAG CCCAaatcagcagagcagctcctggagaTGTTGGCCAATGGCAACAAAAACCGGACACAGCACCCCACAGATGCCAATGCCACCTCCTCCCGCTCTCATGCGGTGTTCCAG ATCTACGTGAAGCAGCAGGACCGTGTTGTTGGCCTCGCTCAGGACCTGCAGGTTGCCAAGATGAGCCTGATTGACCTGGCAGGCTCTGAGCGAGCTTCTGTCACCAACACCAGAGGAGAGCGTCTCCGGGAGGGCGCAAACATCAACCGCTCACTGCTGGCCCTCATCAACGTCATCAATGCATTGGCTGATGCAAAG AGCAAGAAAACCCACATCCCGTACCGGGACAGCAAGCTGACGCGCCTGCTGAAGGACTCCATTGGTGGCAACTGCCGCACCATCATGATTGCTGCTGTCAGCCCCTCCTCCCTGGCCTACGAGGACACCTACAACACTCTCAAGTACGCCAACAGGGCCAAGGAGATCAAACTGTCG CTGAAGAGCAACGTGCTCAGCCTCGACTGCCACATCAGTAAATATGCCACAATCTGCGAGCAGCTGAAAACAGAG GTGGCAGATCTCCGGGCCAAGCTCCGTGCCTATGAGGATGCTGCTCAGGATGCAGGGAAGCAAATaccagtgctgctgccttctcccaGGTGGGGTTGTGGGGCCGGTGGGAAGAAGAG TGCTTGCAGGGAGAgtgatggggagcagcaggagctgggagctgggcaggATGCTCAGctggaaggagaggaggag GTTCCAGAGGAAAtgccccccagcagccccagccccacccAGCAGGCAGATCTCCAGCTGGGAATGAAGAAACCGAACCGGCTTCCGCAGCGTTTGTCCCGCAGCCACACAGACAC GCTCATAGCCACCATTCTGAGTGTTGCCCAGAAGCAATACTCCCTCCTGAAGGCTGCCAACCTCCTCACTCCTGACATGGTCTCCGAAtttgaggagctgcagctcttggtgcagcaggaggcagctgtGAGCCTTCAACCCACAGAAACCAGCGGGGCCCCTCCAGCCCTGAGGACACAGCGGGGCTGTGATG CATCAGCCCCAACGTTCAGCACTGAGCCCAGAGTCCCAATGACGAGGGCTGCCCTACGCCGCCTGCAGCAGCTCACTCCACTCTCCAGCCCCAAActggcagtgaagaagaggaggagatcTGAGATGAGCAACACTTCCAGATTGGAAACACCACACAGCCTCAACGTGCGGGCGAAGCGCCAGCGGAAATCCTCCCCACTGAGCGCCGGGGGGGAAGCGGAGGCACTGCAGAGCCCACACACCCCCTGCCTTACAGAACCCCAATCCCCCCAGCTGCTGCCGTGCTGCATCCCCAAAATCTGCCCTCTGACTGTCACCAAAAGGCGTGTGCCCCTGATGACATCGGCAGCCCAGAACTGCTGCACCCCGACTGTGTGCGATCTCAATGTGACTTACAGCCTCTCTGAGGATGTTGCCAAGCCGGGAGTCGTCAGCCTGCCCCAGTTCCCTGGCTGGGAGAATGCCCTATGTGCCCTAAAGAAGCAGGAGGGCCCCTTTGTGCCCAG AGCCTCCATCCCAGTGTTCTCCATGAAGGGTTCCTCCATCCCAAAGCTGTCCTCCGTCTCCAAAGGGTCTGTGCAGAAGCGAAGGCGAGCAGTGAG CACCGCTTCCCGTTCGCTGGGTGGGATCCAGGGCCGCATCACCTCGAACAGCAGCCGGCGGTCTGCGCAGCCCCAAAGCATCCCGG AGCATCCTCCCCCTGGACTCACCTGGAAGAGGTGGGGCGGCCCCAGAGAGCTGGCAGCACGTGATGgtgcccccacagcccccacctCACAAGCTGTGAAGCCGCTCTGCTGA
- the FAM187A gene encoding Ig-like V-type domain-containing protein FAM187A, producing MEMGLLGAVLLLCMADVLHSFAIEEKEDIFRRMVCPAFLMFDNAAYLADMTFELPCNCKPEQVSNVVWYFQKNMGGHETTVLTDFSGNMVLDSSHIHVGTDVLKRFTIRMFSLIVFRAQVSDSGHYLCGTKKGDFFYGYDVDVQPTKHITVAFLDTGQHVQDDYTAKAFSLFTTFWDWTTCDRCGVRGEQRRIGLCYVHSARLHPRYRTALPNVTSCGSRAVPARLQRSGRRRKPEVAIRSCVAPCPQEDNPQEGVQAISNVIYKLGQKPWLPRVPTQFYKHPLGRDLVLACPGARPEHAVAWDKDSVRLYRSRYLVGVNRTMRVFIDHGNHLHIRRVRFSDRGTYFCWKEGKLAASLRLRVSYEAQRRRSLDDPETIYVVKAIGVSYVLIGAVFIGVHLCRCCWRVLRFPVRI from the coding sequence ATGGAGATGGGGCTGCTGGGAGCCGTCCTTCTCCTCTGCATGGCAGATGTTCTCCACTCCTTTGCGATTGAGGAGAAGGAAGATATATTCAGGCGCATGGTGTGTCCTGCTTTCCTGATGTTTGACAACGCCGCCTACTTGGCCGACATGACCTTCGAGCTCCCCTGCAACTGCAAGCCCGAGCAGGTCTCCAACGTCGTCTGGTATTTCCAGAAGAACATGGGAGGCCACGAAACCACCGTCCTGACAGACTTTTCTGGCAACATGGTGCTCGACTCGAGCCACATCCACGTGGGCACCGATGTACTGAAGCGTTTCACCATCCGGATGTTCAGCCTCATCGTTTTCCGTGCCCAGGTGTCAGACTCGGGCCACTACCTGTGTGGCACGAAgaaaggggattttttttatgGCTACGACGTGGACGTGCAGCCCACCAAGCACATCACAGTGGCGTTCTTGGACACGGGACAGCACGTCCAGGATGATTACACGGCGAAGGCCTTCAGTCTCTTCACCACCTTCTGGGACTGGACCACGTGTGACCGCTGCGGGGTGCGAGGTGAGCAGCGGCGCATCGGGCTCTGCTACGTGCACAGCGCCCGGCTGCACCCGCGCTACCGCACCGCGCTGCCCAACGTCACCTCCTGCGGCTCCAGGGCCGTTCCTGCACGGCTCCAGCGCTCCGGCCGCCGCCGGAAGCCTGAGGTGGCGATCCGGAGCTGCGTGGCCCCGTGTCCGCAGGAGGACAACCCACAGGAAGGCGTGCAGGCCATCTCCAACGTCATCTACAAGCTGGGACAGAAGCCCTGGCTGCCCCGCGTCCCCACGCAGTTCTACAAGCACCCCCTTGGAAGAGATCTGGTCCTCGCCTGCCCCGGGGCCCGACCCGAGCACGCCGTGGCGTGGGACAAGGACTCTGTGCGGCTCTACCGCTCCCGCTACCTCGTGGGTGTCAACAGGACCATGCGCGTCTTCATCGACCACGGAAACCACCTGCACATCCGGCGGGTCCGCTTCAGCGACAGAGGCACCTACTTCTGCTGGAAGGAGGGCAAACTGGCGGCCAGCCTGCGGCTCCGTGTCAGCTACGAGGCCCAGCGCCGCCGCTCGCTCGACGACCCCGAGACGATATACGTCGTCAAGGCCATCGGCGTGAGCTACGTCCTCATCGGGGCCGTCTTCATTGGCGTCCACTTGTGCCGCTGCTGCTGGCGGGTGCTGCGGTTCCCTGTGAGGATTTAG
- the CCDC103 gene encoding coiled-coil domain-containing protein 103 produces the protein MYFTLCPLPIPCRDIVLASHLRPLEKKDKMGNKRNVLWNPCAGHTRGQQVTEVEIPQELEQLPGTSAEFYRDWRRCLKSGKEKYQLLLKLEGKALSRIFQAELGFGLLGEFLTVLAENVCHEDRDAVLQILQSLSGTKRFGLNLDLLSTSEKESTRDLFRKLQSMSGGYWTPGHPCGKAEGEAHPTDTVLQKEAEERRVIELMRCYQAS, from the exons ATGTATTTCACCTTGTGTCCTCTTCCTATTCCCTGCAGGGACATCGTGCTGGCATCACACCTGAGGCCTCTAGAGAAGAAGGACAAGATGGGGAACAAGAGAAACGTGCTCTGGAACCCCTGTGCAGGCCACACGAGGGGCCAGCAAGTCACCGAGGTGGAGATACCGCAG gaGCTGGAGCAATTGCCTGGAACCTCTGCCGAATTTTACAGAGATTGGCGCAGGTGCttaaaaagtggaaaagaaaaataccagcTGTTGCTTAAACTGGAGGGGAAGGCCTTGAGCAGAATCTTTCAGGCCGAGTTGGGTTTTGGCCTCCTGGGTGAGTTCCTTACCGTGCTGGCAGAGAACGTCTGCCATGAAGACAGAGATGCTGTCCTTCAGATCTTACAGAGCCTTTCTGGCACCAAACGCTTTGGGTTAAACCTGGATCTTCTGAGCACGTCAGAAAAAGAGAGCACCAGGGATCTGTTTAGGAAGCTGCAGAGCATGAGTGGGGGTTATTGGACCCCTGGCCATCCCTGTGGCAAAGCAGAGGGGGAAGCCCACCCCACCGACACCGTCTTGCAGAAGGAAGCCGAGGAAAGGAGAGTGATAGAGCTGATGAGATGCTACCAGGCCAGCTGA
- the GFAP gene encoding glial fibrillary acidic protein has product MESRRLSYGRRFGPAGSARSPTERPRSRSSQPAPRTSGRMDFSLVNVLNSEFRETRTNEKVEMMELNDRFASYIEKVRLLEQRNKVLVLELNRAREQEPSRLADVYQEELRELRRRVELLGTAKARAEVQRDGLAEELGSLREKLQQEVTLRLEAESTLAAYRQDVDAAALARLDLERRVGSLQDEVAFLQKVHEEELRELQEQLAQHRVHVEVDASKPDLTAALRDIRTQYEAMAASNMQETEEWYKSKFADLTDAAARHAEALRAAKHEANEYRRQLQALTCDLEALRGSNESLERQLRELEERYALETSAYQDTVGRLEEDIRSLKEEMARHLQEYQDLLNVKLALDIEIATYRKLLEGEESRITVPVQSFSNLQIRETSLDTKSVSEAHLKRSIVVKTVETRDGEVIKESKQEHKEVV; this is encoded by the exons ATGGAGAGCCGCCGGTTATCCTACGGCCGCCGCTTCGGCCCCGCCGGCTCTGCGCGGAGCCCCACGGAGCGGCCCCGTTCCCGCAGCTCTCAGCCTGCGCCCCGCACGTCGGGCAGGATGGATTTCTCGTTGGTCAATGTCCTCAACTCGGAGTTCCGGGAGACGCGCACCAACGAGAAGGTGGAGATGATGGAGCTGAACGACCGCTTCGCCAGTTACATCGAGAAGGTGCGGCTGCTGGAGCAGCGCAACAAGGTGCTGGTGCTGGAGCTGAACAGGGCGCGGGAGCAGGAGCCGTCCCGTCTGGCTGATGTGTACCAGGAGGAGCTGCGGGAGCTGCGGCGCCGCGTGGAGCTGCTGGGCACCGCCAAGGCGCGCGCGGAGGTGCAGAGGGACGGCCTGGCTGAGGAGCTGGGGAGTCTGCGGGAAAA gctgcagcaggaggtcACCCTGCGGCTGGAGGCCGAGAGCACCCTGGCTGCGTACCGGCAG GACGTTGATGCTGCTGCCCTGGCTCGCCTTGACCTGGAGCGTCGCGTAGGGTCCCTGCAGGATGAGGTGGCCTTCCTCCAGAAGGTGCATGAGGAG GAGCTgcgggagctgcaggagcagctggccCAGCACCGGGTGCACGTGGAGGTGGATGCCAGCAAGCCAGACCTGACGGCAGCACTGCGCGATATCCGCACGCAGTACGAGGCCATGGCTGCCAGCAACATGCAGGAGACTGAGGAGTGGTACAAGTCCAAG TTTGCAGACCTGACGGATGCAGCTGCCCGGCACGCAGAGGCCCTACGTGCAGCCAAGCATGAGGCCAACGAGTACCGGCGGCAGCTCCAGGCCCTCACCTGCGACCTGGAGGCTCTGCGGGGCTCG AATGAGTCTCTGGAGAGGCAGCTGCGGGAGCTGGAGGAGCGCTACGCACTGGAGACGTCCGCCTACCAGGACACTGTGGGACGGCTGGAGGAGGACATCCGCAGCCTCAAGGAGGAGATGGCGCGGCACCTGCAGGAATACCAGGACCTGCTCAACGTCAAGTTGGCCCTCGACATCGAGATCGCCACGTACCGCAAGCTGCTGGAGGGCGAGGAGAGCAG GATCACCGTCCCTGTGCAGAGCTTCTCCAACCTGCAGATCcgag AGACCAGCCTGGACACCAAATCTGTGTCAGAAGCTCATTTGAAGAGGAGCATTGTGGTCAAAACGGTGGAGACGAGAGATGGAGAG GTGATCAAGGAGTCCAAGCAGGAGCACAAGGAGGTGGTGTAG